A segment of the Lycium ferocissimum isolate CSIRO_LF1 chromosome 10, AGI_CSIRO_Lferr_CH_V1, whole genome shotgun sequence genome:
AGACAGCTAACTCACCAATtaggaaaatgagaagaaacaCTGAGAAAACTATCCGAACAGGTCGACGATATTGCATGTAATACTGAGACCTTTGCAGCTGGCGCTGAACGGCACCATACCAACCATAGAGTTGCTTATCATAACAATCGTCACAACCATCAAGGCAACTCTTATTCCTCTCATAGCATGTGTTTATGCTCTGCAATAAAAGCACTAGATCTCATCACATTAACATCATTTAATTAAATGGAAAATATACGACCATTTCTGGGTCATTGATAAATACTACACTAGTGGCAACGGATTTATATAGTTTTATACTAGTCCAACTGGTTTTACATAGTTTGGTGCTTTaagttaaaactttaaaattctAATCCCTGATCTTTTATGGAACATTTTTTTGATTATATATTCTCATATTATAAACAGGGTTATTTTGTAGTTTTACTTGTTTGGGTtccctttttcaaattttgaactAATTGATATCAATAACTCAAAAAGTGAGAATTTTGACACCGTAATCATATATAATGTACTACAAATTTGGATACTCTAAGAACAATGCATCACCCTTGTTGGTGGCTGAGTGCGAGGCAATGTATTGTCAGCTTCTTGGTTGAATTTCAACTTCCTGTAACCATTCTTGGACCATTTTAACTCCTTAACAGATTCCATGGCATTCAACAAACCCTGGTAACTAGGTATTCTGCGAGGAGGTGATGCGGGTTCTTTGATGGAAACATCATTGCCAACTGCAATCTGCCATGCACCAATGTCAGCACTAGCACTTGCTGTTCTCCGATGGCCCAGAAACTTCTCGTCCTTCGCCTCACCTCTAACACCATCCTCCGAATGAGTAGGATTCTCGGAACACTCTAGAACTGATTGATTTTGCAGCTCTACTCCATCTACTTTTGCGTGGGTTATGCCTGCAGAAGAGGTGGATGGCCCCGAGAGAAACGCAGCAAGTTCATTGACTTCTCCCTCGTCCAAACGCACCCACGGAAGTGGTGGTTTGCCTTGTGAAACAGCTGATTCATTAAGAGAGTTCTCAACTTTCTTAATCTGACTGTCGATTGCAATAACAAATTCGTGATGTCTATCTCTTGCATCATCAGCAGAGTTACTATTGTAGCTCGATCTAACTGCCCGGTCAAATTCCTCCAACTGCATTACAATGCCATCCAACAAATTAACTCAATTCTCACCCTTTATGCACATaataaaaatcatttcttgGCTTTATTTCTTTTAGGGGGTTTGTGGATTTCCTACCTGCCATTTAGCAGTGCCAAGGGTAGTTCTAAGGTCCCTTCGAAGGGCATCACAATTCCAACTACCAGAAGTATCCTTCAACGCATGAATCCATGTCCTATAAGTTGATTCCattcttgaaaatgaaagcAAAAAACTGTGTCAATGAAGAAAGGCAAAACCCCACATACTAAAACTAATAAAGCTTCAATCTTtatatcattaatcatcaaacaATCCATAGATAAACAAGAAAATCCAGCTTAAATGATAATTCTAACAAAATCAATCCAAACCCACcaaacaaattagaaaaacaaGGGACATGAAAAGCAAAAAACAGGGTTACCTGTCAGCAGATTCTTGAACCTCTTCTGCAGCTGAAAAGAACGGATCTTTCTCCCACCTATCAAAATGCGATGCCATATCTTCCAACTATAGAAACTTTCCGCTAAAAGGCACAAAAATACCCTAAAATGATTTTTCCAGGTTAATAAATCATTGAATAATGAATCAATCCAAGTGTATTTTCGATTTGAACAAGCTTGGATCAAACTCAGATTCAATAaatcctctctctcttttttttttttttcttaattatgatatatgttGGTAACAAGCATACTttaccaacaaaacaaaaaaagaaactgTTGGGTGAGGAGATATAGGTAAAAAGTAAGCGTCAAAAACAGACAGATGCTTATTTAAAGCTGTTTGTGGCGCACGCCCTGAAACAGGGCTAGGGAGAGTTTccaggagagagagagaggggttatatacttatactatttgtattttaaaaattttaagcaCCATTACTTATCTTTTCCATCTTATTCTTACtaaaattttatcattaataaaaataatataaacatTTACTAGAGAAATTATAACTTATATTATAGTAcataaataagaataaaattagtcaaataaCTTCCTAATTAAAGATACCACTTAAGGAgcatgtaaaataaaaaaaattgatacgGAAGGAATATAACGTATGTGGAGGAAGACGGCGCCGTTTGGAGAAAACAATTAGTACAATCAATGAGGTCCGAGTTGGTTTGACCTGTTTCTGTCGATGGCCGATGGATTTATTATTAAAGAATTGTTCCAGTGCCACCTTGGTGAAATTCCATTAGACAACAATGCTACAACTGGAAAATCTTTAATATCTACTTTTTAGACagagttataatttttatatacccTTGATAATCAACTCACTTATAAAATAACTCTATACGACTATCCATAAGAATTAGAATtggtaatataaaaaataatgtaagaTATCCGTTACAACATGCTAAATATATCAATACTGTAAAAAGTTAAGTATAGAGTAGAAATAGTGTATTTAAGTTTTATACACGGAGGGTGTAAATCTTTTGTCACAattaagtactccctccgttcacttttactattttaaaaatagattttcacttttagtaTATCGGTCTAGAATACAATTTCCTTTTTCCTGTTTTACTTATAGTATTAAttcttcatttcaaatcatctttcaaattcattaaaaatatgcaccaattaatatggatatcaTGATAAATTaaacacttcatttattattttttaaaggggTGCAAAGTCCATAATGGACAAGTAAAcgtgaacagagggagtaattatGGGTAAATTTTATAGTAGTCTAAATAACCTACTGAAATTAGTGACCAGCTCCAGGTTCCCAATGGTATTTCCTATTATATGAGCTAATTCATACTACCAAGTAAATTAgttagtcctttttttttttctttaacatATAATTAGTTAGTCCTCTTTGGTTAATCTGCTTTAAACAACTTTGGCATTTCTTGTTGTTCCAATCACAAACAAtagtttcgatttttttttcttatcttatTATGAGTCAGTTATGGCTACCTGTCAATAAGTCATCGGGGGCCCTCAGGCGACATGGTTGGAGCTTAGAGAAGGAAGGAATGGAGCTTAGAGAAGGAAGGAAAACTCAAAATTCTTATTGAACAGCTCTATCATCtgttgagaaaaatgaaaatggctGTTGGGTTTATATGGCCAAGAAAGTTGGCAtttgataaattattttcttttttctttttaatttaacatttggtaaaaatTATGTTGATCCTACTAAACATAACAATGTTGGTCTCTTAATTATTACTAGTGAATTTTACTTTAGTACTTATAACAATACTTATAAAATCCTACAAAGCACATTaaaccttcaattaattgaaatgaTGTTTGTCATTTTTCACAAATTATATATCATTAGACTGCTCAAAAGCCCATGTATAATGTTACTCAATACTTGAGGAtaataagattttaaaaataatttaaatataataaaatttctaCTTAATAggataaaaatacatatttttattaattgacAATTAAATGTACTAAGTCGAATATTGTAAGGATCAAATCTTTTTAATAAGTAAAGGACCAAAAATGTTGTTATCCATTTCACACTATGTTGCAAAGGAAAGATGCTTGCAATCTTGTCAAATTGACATCATCAAGTCATCCTAAACCATCTTCTTCAAATTGCAAAGGAAGATGCTTGCTTTTGTTGGTGTTCCAAAAACCATTAGATAGGCACTCCTTTCACCTTGTCAAAGTAAGGAGTGGAGGACATCTAAAGCAAACAAACAAGATTGGCAATTAGCTTTGGTTAAAAGATTTATGGGGAcctccaatttatgtgaatgcGTCAATTAGACTAttggattttctttttctaatctTATCTGGACCATTGTCTCACCTAGCTTTGTTCAACCAATCTTGTCAACTTTGGTTGACTTGACTGTTGTGTGTAATCCGTGTAAAGTTTTTGGAGTAAAATCAAGTGGATTTATAATAAGTAGTATAACAGTGGTGgttcaaaattatttctttaattagttAAAATACGATAAAAATAAAGTTACATCTTATATTTTAAAGTAAGATAAGGAATTTACTTATTAGACATTGGAATCAATACCATGAAAGCACAATCTAAATTAACTAGAGAATATGTTTaaattaaatacataaaaagtaaACTAAATGGTATTCTGATCtaaattgatgttggaaaaAGTTTTCGCGCATTAAGATTCTATACAATTTACTATTAAGAAAATTTTCTTTAGCGCTCTTTTCAGATTTTAACAACTTTCAATTTGTAGTTAAAAGGGGCGTCCTCTTAACCAAGTGATATTCAGTCATTAAAAGATTTTATTGATTCTTTTCGGTGAAAGAAAAGTCATCCTTCTGTAACGAGTTTTATACTCCAAAAACCAACTAGGTAAATCAACATAAAAAGAAGGGCAGCctggtgcactaagctccctcTAAACTAGGTAAATCTACATAAGTTTTGTTATTCATATATGAGCTGTAGAAATAGACTGTCAAATCTAAAATATATGGACCTATATTTTGGATGATAAAGCTTAATTAGGTAAGACAAACGTTTCAAGATCCTCATATGACCATTTCAGCAAACAATAAGAGCTTGTTTGGCCTAGTGGCTAAAAACTGCTTATTTTAAGAAGTGCTTTTCAAATGGATGTTTTGGTGAGAAGCAgattgtgtttggctaattcatttgaaaagtgcttttgacTGCTTTTAATAAGCAgattgtgtttggctaatcttCTTAAAAAAATGCTTTTAGGTGTCAAATTACGAAAAATGACAAATACCAA
Coding sequences within it:
- the LOC132033450 gene encoding uncharacterized protein LOC132033450 isoform X1 — protein: MASHFDRWEKDPFFSAAEEVQESADRMESTYRTWIHALKDTSGSWNCDALRRDLRTTLGTAKWQLEEFDRAVRSSYNSNSADDARDRHHEFVIAIDSQIKKVENSLNESAVSQGKPPLPWVRLDEGEVNELAAFLSGPSTSSAGITHAKVDGVELQNQSVLECSENPTHSEDGVRGEAKDEKFLGHRRTASASADIGAWQIAVGNDVSIKEPASPPRRIPSYQGLLNAMESVKELKWSKNGYRKLKFNQEADNTLPRTQPPTRSINTCYERNKSCLDGCDDCYDKQLYGWYGAVQRQLQRSQYYMQYRRPVRIVFSVFLLIFLIALNRYSAMEGSTETNNLFLLTSTPSNQKKEKEAKTCFF
- the LOC132033450 gene encoding uncharacterized protein LOC132033450 isoform X2, with protein sequence MASHFDRWEKDPFFSAAEEVQESADRMESTYRTWIHALKDTSGSWNCDALRRDLRTTLGTAKWQLEEFDRAVRSSYNSNSADDARDRHHEFVIAIDSQIKKVENSLNESAVSQGKPPLPWVRLDEGEVNELAAFLSGPSTSSAGITHAKVDGVELQNQSVLECSENPTHSEDGVRGEAKDEKFLGHRRTASASADIGAWQIAVGNDVSIKEPASPPRRIPSYQGLLNAMESVKELKWSKNGYRKLKFNQEADNTLPRTQPPTRSINTCYERNKSCLDGCDDCYDKQLYGWYGAVQRQLQRSQYYMQYRRPVRIVFSVFLLIFLIVLVAVRTI